ATCGTCCCCAACATGAATCCGGATGGATCGCGGCGCGGCCATCTGCGTACCAATGCAGCGGGCGTCAACCTCAACCGCGAATGGCATGATCCGAACCCGGAGAAGAGCCCGGAGGTGTTCCACGTCCTCAACCGCATGGATGCGACCGGAATCGATTTCGCGATGGACGTCCATGGCGACGAGGCGATTCCGCATGCCTTCATCGCGGGGTTCGAGGGCATCCCCAACTGGACCGAGGGGCAGGGACGGCTCTACCATCTGTTCCGCGACACGCTGGCGCGGCGGACCCCTGATTTCCAGACCCGCAACGGCTATCCGGTCGCGGGCAAGGGCAAGGCCAATCTGTCGATGTCGACCAACCAGCTCGCCAATCGCTTCGGCTGCGTCGCCATGACGCTGGAGATGCCGTTCAAGGACAATGCCGACCTGCCCGATCCCGATCATGGCTGGTCGCCCGAGCGGTCGAAGCAGCTCGGCCGGGAATGCCTCGGCGCGTTGCACGAGATATTGGACCAGCTTCCCGAACGGTGAGACGCCGGGCGCGGGGCTCCGCTTCTCCCGGTGATCGGGGAAGAAGACAGCCAGACCCCGGATCGAGTTCGGTGTGGCGGGCAGGGCGCGTCATCCCCGCTCCGCCTGGAATCCCGCTTCTCCCGTGACCGACATTGATAACGGGCGTCCGCTTCAGCCGCCCCCTTCCCCCTGTCCGACGCGGAACGGCGGATGTCCGGTCCGTCGCCCCGCTGGCGCCCGGATCAGAACTCGGCCGAAAGGCTCAGCCGCACCATCCGGCCATAAGGGTTGCCGATGAAGGGCTCATAGTTGAGATCCTCCCGGGCAAAGGGCGGATCGGCGTCGAAGATGTTGAAGACGGTCGCCGTCATCACGACATTCCACGGCAGCCGGGCCTGCAAGTTGAAGTCGACGGAGACGAAGTCCTTGATGTCGGCCCCCTGCAACAGCGACGTGCCGGCCGCCGAGACCGTGCGGTCCGGCGCGAACGGGCCCGTTCGCGTGTCGAACCGCTGGTCGTGCAGCCCGCCGGTATAGTTGACCGTCACGCGCGTATCGATCGCGCCCTTGCCCAGGTCCAGATAGGCTTGGCCCTTCCATTTCGGCACCGGATAGAGGGTCGACTGATAATTGAGCAGCCCGACGCCATCGAACGCGCGCTGCACGGTGACGCCCTCGACCAGGATGTCGCTGAACCTGTTGTGCAGCGTGCGGGTGACGTCAACGCCGGCGCCGAAGCGCACACCGTCGCCCAGCAGCCCGTTGTCACGATAATTGACGCTGATATCGATGCCGTCCGACATCAGGGTCGCGCCATTCTGATATTGGGTGCGGACGCGGGCGATGTCGTTCGCCGTCGTGGCGGTCGTGCAGCTCGGCGTCGTGAAGGTGAAGCGCGCGGCCAGCGCCGCATTGGTCGCGCAACTGTTCGGGGCGCCGGTGGGGAACAGCGCCGACACCATCGCCCCCAGTGGATCGCTGACGATCACGTCGCTCAGCTCGTAGCGGAAATAATCGATGCTGGCATTGAATCCGGGCAGCTTGACCAACACCCCGGCAGAATAATTTTTCGAGCTTTCGGGCTTCAGCGCGGGATTGCCGAACACGTCGACCGGCTTGAAGGTCGTTCCGATAAGCTGCAGCGAGGTGATGAAATCGCCGGTGATCGTGTCGAGGACCGGTCCGCGGAAGGTGGTCGCATAGCCGCCGCGGAAGGCCAACCACGGCGTCGCCTGCCAGCGCGCGCGGACCTGCGGATTGGTGGTCGATCCCACCCGGCCCCCATAGTCCTCATAGCGCAGCGCCGCCTGGACATCGACGCTATCGAGCACCGGCAGCTGCAGTTCGGCGAACACCGCCTTCACCCCGCCGTCGAGCGACGTATCGACATTCGATCCGATAAAGGCGAGCGCGCCATTGGCGGGGCTCGGCGTGGTCCCGGTCAGCGGCGCGCAGGCCGCCGGATTGGTATTGCCGGTGATCGGGGTATCGCGGCACGGGGTGGTCCGCAGATTGTTGTTGGCGCCATATTTCTTATCGAGCCAGGAGTGGCGATATTGCGCCCCGACGCCGAAACGAATGTCGCCACCCGGCAGCATCACGCCCGACGATCCGCTGATGCTCGCATCGAGCACCGCCAGCCGGCTGTCCACCACTGTCGTCGCCTTGACATAGAACCAGTCGGTCAGCGCGCGGCTGTTCGCCAGCGCGGGATTGCCCTGCGGATTGGTCGTGCCGTTGACCGCGCCCATCGTCACGGCATTGCCGAAAGGGTTCAGCCACAGGCAGCCATTCTGGCCGGGCGTGTTCGCCGCGACGTTGCAATTGGGGCCGCCGAAGCCGTGCAGGGCGAGCTGGACCCGGTCGCCGAACGAGTCATAGTCATCGAGATAGCGATGATAGTCGTGATAGGTCGCGGAGACGCTGTAGCTGATGTCGCCGCTCAGCTTGCCGGTCAGTTCGGCGGTCGCGCGGATCGATTCCGACAGCCGCTGGCCACGTCCCGAGCCGGGTGCGCCGGGCTCGTCCAGCCGTGACGGATTGCCCCCCGCCATGTACGGCCGGAACAGTAGCAGCGGGAAGACCGCGCCGGTCGCCGTATCGGGCAACGCGCCCGGATTGGCGGCGCGATAGGCGGCGAAGCCCGGATTGGCGGCGGGAACGTAGACGCCCGCTATGGCGGCCGCTGGATTGGTGCCCCCGAAGGCGGCGAGCGACGGCTGCTGGGTGAGCAGCCGCGATGGCGCGTTACGCGAATGGGGGACGTTGCTGCGGCCGTACAGCGCGCTCATCGTCAGCTTGCTGTCCGATGCGATATCGATCTCCACATCGGCGAA
The sequence above is drawn from the Rhizorhabdus dicambivorans genome and encodes:
- a CDS encoding TonB-dependent receptor, with the translated sequence MHGSRLRILTLSLVAHVSIAALGAPALAKGTHPSFSIPAQPLSSAVLAYSRQSGIAILAPIGLLTGKTARAVRGEMPPAEALEILLEGSGLRPIAGPKGGIALARISAAPPVRLAALQTRDGTAEAPPPAPAVEALVEEAPAQDIVVTGSIIRGAREDAVLPVNVIGADELQKQGSPSAVELLKALPTSSGVLGDSNPYDSRSQGAEGIATANLRGLSPQRTLVLLNNKRLVTSGNNVPAVDLNLIPTAAIGRIEVLKDGAAATYGSDAIAGVLNFITRTDQQGFRTSAGYRHVPGSDGDIDASLSYGHIGSGFRVLASIGYNKRSELLASDRDFAIRPYLENPQGGWTGGGNPSTFLAVNAAGAPVTAVMPDSSCAALGGFVGANSRCYNQYTPFVSLTDLERRLTAFADVEIDIASDSKLTMSALYGRSNVPHSRNAPSRLLTQQPSLAAFGGTNPAAAIAGVYVPAANPGFAAYRAANPGALPDTATGAVFPLLLFRPYMAGGNPSRLDEPGAPGSGRGQRLSESIRATAELTGKLSGDISYSVSATYHDYHRYLDDYDSFGDRVQLALHGFGGPNCNVAANTPGQNGCLWLNPFGNAVTMGAVNGTTNPQGNPALANSRALTDWFYVKATTVVDSRLAVLDASISGSSGVMLPGGDIRFGVGAQYRHSWLDKKYGANNNLRTTPCRDTPITGNTNPAACAPLTGTTPSPANGALAFIGSNVDTSLDGGVKAVFAELQLPVLDSVDVQAALRYEDYGGRVGSTTNPQVRARWQATPWLAFRGGYATTFRGPVLDTITGDFITSLQLIGTTFKPVDVFGNPALKPESSKNYSAGVLVKLPGFNASIDYFRYELSDVIVSDPLGAMVSALFPTGAPNSCATNAALAARFTFTTPSCTTATTANDIARVRTQYQNGATLMSDGIDISVNYRDNGLLGDGVRFGAGVDVTRTLHNRFSDILVEGVTVQRAFDGVGLLNYQSTLYPVPKWKGQAYLDLGKGAIDTRVTVNYTGGLHDQRFDTRTGPFAPDRTVSAAGTSLLQGADIKDFVSVDFNLQARLPWNVVMTATVFNIFDADPPFAREDLNYEPFIGNPYGRMVRLSLSAEF